The DNA sequence TTATGTTCAACAATAAGATCTATGGATTGACCAAAGGGCAGTTTTCACCTACGTCAGTTGTTGGCCAAAAGACCAAATCTTCGCCCTATGGCAATACCCAGCCCCCATTCTTGGCAGGTGAGTTGGCCATTGGCGCCCAAGCCCGCTATTTTGCCAGAATAGGAGGCAACACGCCAAAGGAGATGACCCAGATCTTCATCGATGCCGAAAAATTCAAGGGAACCGCCTTTATCGAAATATTACAGAACTGTGTGATTTTTAATGACGGCTGTTTTAAAGATTACACAGATAGATCGGTGCGGGAAGACAAGCAGTTGTTCGTCGAACACGGAAAACCCATGGTCTTTGGCAAAGAGCGTGACAAAGGGTTGATACTTAATGGATTGAAATTGGAAACGGTCACAATTGGTGAGAACGGCATTACAGAAGAAGATCTCTTGGTACATGATGCCCATGAACAAGACCCGACCCTGCACCAAATGTTGGTTCGATTAGAATACCCGTTGGTCACGGGCATTATCAGAAGTTTTGAAGATGTGACCCTCGAAGAACGTAAAGATGTACAAACGGCAAGGGTCAAGGCCGATTCTGAATTTACCAAAACCGACGACCTCTTCTTTTCAGGGGAGACCTATGAAGTGAAGTGATCGGTAACACTTGGTATGAAATGCATTTCAATGCATTGAGACATTCTTGACAACCTCAAGCGTAAAAGGTCTTTTGGCAAAGATTGTTTAGTTCATCAACCCCCTTGCGCGGCGTGCTTTCTTTCCTCCTCTTCTTGCTCACGGGACATATCTTCCAAGCTTCTGCCCTTGGTTTCCTTAACAAGCGACTTGACAAAGAAATAGGCTACAAAGCCAAAGAGCGCATAGACCCCATAGGAAATACCGAGTCCTAAATAACTCAACATAATGGGGAACGTCATGGTTATGGTGAAGTTGGATCCCCACTGGGCTATTCCGCAAACAGCCAGTGCTGCTCCCCTGTATTGATTTGGAAACATTTCTCCGAGCATCACCCACATCACCGGACCCCATGAAGCGGCAAAAAAGGCAATGTAGGCATTGGCCGCTATTAAAGCATAGGTGCCGTTGTTTCCTTCTAAAATAAGGTTGTTCGCACTGTCTACGGTCGCGGTACCGAAAAGATAGGCCAATACGCCCAACATGACGGCCTGCCCAATCGAACCGACCAATAGCAAAGGCTTTCTGCCCACCTTGTCTATCAGCACAATGGCCACCATAGTGAAAAATATGTTCACACTTCCACTAATGACATTGGTAAGCAGTGCATCGGCCTCTGTAAATCCTGCCGCTTGCCAGAGTGTGGCACCATAGTAAAAAATCACATTAATGCCCGTAAACTGTTGCAGTACGGCAATACCGATACCAACCCATACCAATCGATGTATTTTGCCGGTATATTTACTGATGATATCGCTGAGTTTGGGGCGGCTATCTACTCTTACCGTTGATTTTATATCTGCCACCTTGGCAATGGCCTGTGTGGCATTTCCAATGGAAGAAAGCACTTTGATCGCTTTTTCAGATTGGTTTGAAGCCACTAAATACCTCGGGGACTCAGGGATGAAAATCAGCACCAATACGAATAAGGATGCTGGCAGTATTTCTGCCCAGAACATCCATGACCAAGTTTGAAATCCTAACCAAAGCTCCTCTTCGGCACCACCTGAAAGCCCTACCAGTGAATAATTGCTCATAAATGCCATGAACAGGCCGACTACGATCATGAGTTGTTGTAATGTGGCCAGTCGGCCCCTGATTTTCGAAGGGGCGATCTCACTGATATAGAGTGGCGCCAATATACTGGCAGCGCCCACGGCAAGGCCACCCACCAATCGATAAATAACAAATTCCAATGACCCTTCAGAGATACCGGAACCCCACGCACTGATGATGAAAACCACACCTGCGGTCAACATCATCGGTTTTCTTCCGAACCGGTCGGCCAATGTGCCGGCAAAAAACGCACCCACCACACAGCCCAAGAGTACCGAGGCAACATTGAAGCCCGTGCCCGTGGCATCTGAGTCAAATGCAGACTGTAAGGCATCGACGGTACCATTGATCACTCCACTGTCAAACCCAAATAAAAAGCCACCTATCGCGGCCACAAAAGCCAAAAAGATGACCTTGGGTAAATTGTAACTCTCCATGTGTTTGGATTCTTGTTGTTGATCGCTCATTTTGTTTTTGGATTAGTTGGTCTCATTTGCAATATAGTGGATTATTTTACCATTACCGAATCGTAAGAGGATACGACCATATTTTGATTTTTTCCTAAGTGGACTATCTGAAGGTTGCAGTTTCGCTCAGTTTGTCATGGCACCATAAAAAAGTAAGACCAAAGTTTTCGAACCATAGTGTTGGTTCAAAGCAAAACCCAACGGTCTGGCTAAACACAATAGCCCATAAAGGAGGCTATTGCCATTATAGTCTTTGTTGTGTGGCGTTA is a window from the Muricauda sp. SCSIO 65647 genome containing:
- a CDS encoding 2-oxoacid:ferredoxin oxidoreductase subunit beta gives rise to the protein METTAEKKYTFKDFASDQEVRWCPGCDDYVILRSMQKALPEMGVKKEDVVFISGIGCSSRFPYYMDTYGMHGIHGRAPAIATGVKLANHNLSVWVITGDGDSMAIGGNHLIHVLRRNIDLNIIMFNNKIYGLTKGQFSPTSVVGQKTKSSPYGNTQPPFLAGELAIGAQARYFARIGGNTPKEMTQIFIDAEKFKGTAFIEILQNCVIFNDGCFKDYTDRSVREDKQLFVEHGKPMVFGKERDKGLILNGLKLETVTIGENGITEEDLLVHDAHEQDPTLHQMLVRLEYPLVTGIIRSFEDVTLEERKDVQTARVKADSEFTKTDDLFFSGETYEVK
- a CDS encoding sugar porter family MFS transporter; translation: MSDQQQESKHMESYNLPKVIFLAFVAAIGGFLFGFDSGVINGTVDALQSAFDSDATGTGFNVASVLLGCVVGAFFAGTLADRFGRKPMMLTAGVVFIISAWGSGISEGSLEFVIYRLVGGLAVGAASILAPLYISEIAPSKIRGRLATLQQLMIVVGLFMAFMSNYSLVGLSGGAEEELWLGFQTWSWMFWAEILPASLFVLVLIFIPESPRYLVASNQSEKAIKVLSSIGNATQAIAKVADIKSTVRVDSRPKLSDIISKYTGKIHRLVWVGIGIAVLQQFTGINVIFYYGATLWQAAGFTEADALLTNVISGSVNIFFTMVAIVLIDKVGRKPLLLVGSIGQAVMLGVLAYLFGTATVDSANNLILEGNNGTYALIAANAYIAFFAASWGPVMWVMLGEMFPNQYRGAALAVCGIAQWGSNFTITMTFPIMLSYLGLGISYGVYALFGFVAYFFVKSLVKETKGRSLEDMSREQEEEERKHAAQGG